A window from Candidatus Neptunochlamydia vexilliferae encodes these proteins:
- a CDS encoding exodeoxyribonuclease V subunit gamma, with the protein MLEKPLVYLSNSIEKLVELLRDQLFSDRENPFGKKFVFLPSANLKNPLMTQFVSDGKLDVAMGVDFLELGSGIQTLYKWASGKTLLFPPLDLLALQLEALDLPSGRALHLAKEFLRYGKFGGSFLKKWPDTWQKKYWDAVFSKWNYPYELLEAPLSKPKEQAEIHLFNFPFLPKLYHLFFAKLAAYFPVRYYQFSPCREFWSDTVTDFEKVHLIEKDPQLSLYFEEGNPLLNNLGKVGRQTFRLFEEEDFVSEEHYVEKNSKTYLSKLQSDILNFKKTGKEKDDSVLLLPAASKQREVEILYTKLLEMKVLPSSIQIFAPDISAYAPFIELVFGGEESPFDFTIRDLPSHPLLQTFFDLLSLNDHRFEASTLFKLFSNPYFTPLSEKEIKEVRRWIERSGVKWGVDKQHRKLLLPEILDETESGTWEEAFGELLNNLVFIPEKGTDWDLPYIDFSDAELLGKFITCTRSLRADLGTLYGASMTGADWASCLMTLFNRYLVAEENAFAPFEEKLLLLKELEGTFPFASIKCYLANSLKEKKGVRLSKQLEAITFRSLKPGMFFSSKVIALLGMEEGAFPRPYIRSSLNLLGSQGDYSPTPPDEDRYLFLQLLCAAEETLLITYQNVSEEDGKEQPPSILVQELDPKVEVHPPFPFHQSYFSKPGKVYSKKHYETARTFYGPKKENPFIAEFLHPTPLPEVEVVAPPPFEDLSRFAKNPLRFYCNQVLNLYLHYDDTTDEEFFLSPLQRHKLLNKELALQEAEEKGHLPLGRFKEVARKKIEAEWETLSEERGPGFIYKGKLGDLVKIYPEYLLGLINGEPKPLIHLKTGEILEFRRDPHESFERYLYYYTVALQTPSPLHPHLAPFLLKNDLETFSKKIKTIGSDPYANKLFSDPKQYNPEVIIERWFPLLQKTFEPLLEVIGETV; encoded by the coding sequence ATGCTCGAAAAGCCCCTCGTTTATCTTAGCAACTCGATAGAAAAGCTCGTCGAACTCCTTCGTGACCAGCTTTTTTCCGATAGAGAAAACCCTTTTGGAAAAAAGTTTGTCTTTCTCCCTTCTGCCAACTTAAAAAACCCCCTGATGACCCAATTTGTCTCCGATGGAAAGCTCGATGTGGCGATGGGGGTCGATTTTCTCGAGTTAGGATCAGGTATCCAAACACTTTACAAGTGGGCGAGTGGAAAAACGCTCCTCTTTCCTCCCCTCGATCTTTTGGCTTTACAATTAGAAGCTTTAGACCTCCCTTCAGGGCGGGCTTTACATCTTGCAAAAGAGTTTTTGCGATATGGAAAGTTTGGAGGTTCTTTTCTCAAAAAATGGCCCGATACCTGGCAGAAAAAATATTGGGATGCGGTTTTCTCGAAATGGAATTATCCTTATGAACTTCTTGAAGCCCCTTTAAGTAAACCCAAAGAGCAAGCGGAAATTCATCTTTTTAACTTCCCTTTTCTTCCCAAGCTTTACCACCTTTTTTTTGCAAAGCTCGCCGCTTATTTTCCCGTCCGTTACTACCAATTTTCCCCTTGTCGTGAGTTTTGGTCCGATACCGTCACCGATTTTGAAAAAGTCCACCTTATAGAAAAAGACCCTCAACTCTCCCTCTATTTTGAGGAAGGAAATCCCCTCCTCAATAACCTAGGAAAGGTGGGGCGACAAACCTTTCGCCTCTTTGAAGAAGAAGATTTTGTTTCCGAAGAACACTACGTAGAAAAAAACTCCAAGACCTATCTTTCGAAGCTTCAAAGTGACATCTTAAACTTTAAAAAAACCGGAAAAGAAAAAGATGATTCAGTTCTCCTTTTGCCAGCAGCTTCTAAGCAGCGGGAAGTGGAGATTCTTTATACAAAACTTTTAGAGATGAAGGTTCTCCCCTCTTCGATTCAAATCTTTGCACCAGACATTTCAGCTTATGCCCCTTTTATTGAGCTTGTTTTTGGAGGAGAAGAATCCCCCTTTGACTTTACAATCCGTGATCTCCCCAGCCACCCTCTGCTGCAAACCTTTTTCGATCTTCTCTCCTTAAATGATCATCGTTTCGAGGCCTCTACACTCTTTAAGCTTTTTTCAAATCCCTATTTTACTCCCCTTTCTGAAAAAGAGATTAAAGAGGTACGCCGCTGGATTGAGAGATCAGGAGTCAAGTGGGGAGTTGACAAACAGCATCGAAAACTTCTCCTTCCCGAAATCTTAGATGAAACCGAAAGTGGAACCTGGGAAGAAGCGTTTGGCGAGCTCTTAAACAATTTGGTTTTCATTCCTGAAAAGGGAACCGACTGGGACCTTCCCTACATCGATTTTTCAGATGCAGAACTTCTTGGAAAATTCATTACCTGTACTCGCTCCCTTAGGGCCGATCTAGGTACCCTTTATGGAGCTTCGATGACAGGCGCTGATTGGGCAAGCTGCTTGATGACCCTTTTTAATCGCTACCTTGTTGCCGAAGAAAATGCGTTTGCCCCCTTTGAGGAAAAACTCCTCCTCTTAAAAGAGCTTGAAGGGACATTCCCCTTTGCGAGTATCAAATGTTACCTAGCAAATAGCCTGAAAGAAAAGAAAGGAGTCCGCCTTTCTAAGCAATTGGAAGCGATTACCTTCCGATCGCTCAAGCCAGGCATGTTTTTCTCTTCTAAGGTGATCGCCCTTCTGGGGATGGAGGAAGGAGCTTTCCCCCGTCCCTATATCCGCTCCTCTTTAAACCTTCTTGGAAGTCAAGGAGATTACTCCCCGACCCCTCCCGATGAAGATCGGTATCTTTTTTTGCAGCTCCTTTGCGCAGCGGAAGAAACCCTTTTAATCACCTATCAGAATGTAAGCGAAGAAGATGGGAAGGAGCAGCCCCCTTCGATCCTTGTTCAGGAGCTTGATCCAAAGGTAGAGGTTCACCCCCCTTTCCCCTTTCATCAATCCTATTTTTCTAAGCCAGGGAAGGTGTATTCGAAAAAGCACTACGAAACAGCGCGCACCTTTTATGGACCAAAGAAAGAAAACCCCTTTATTGCCGAGTTCTTACATCCCACTCCCCTTCCTGAAGTCGAGGTGGTAGCGCCTCCCCCTTTTGAGGACCTTTCCCGCTTTGCGAAAAATCCCTTAAGGTTTTACTGCAACCAAGTTCTGAATCTCTACCTCCACTATGATGACACCACCGATGAGGAGTTTTTCCTCTCCCCTCTACAAAGGCATAAACTCCTAAACAAAGAGTTGGCTTTACAAGAAGCAGAAGAAAAGGGGCACCTCCCTTTAGGGCGCTTCAAAGAGGTTGCTCGAAAAAAAATCGAAGCGGAGTGGGAGACTCTTTCAGAAGAAAGGGGGCCAGGGTTCATCTATAAAGGGAAGCTTGGAGACCTCGTAAAGATCTATCCCGAATACCTTTTAGGTCTCATCAATGGGGAACCCAAACCCCTCATCCATTTAAAAACAGGGGAGATCTTGGAGTTTAGAAGAGATCCCCACGAATCTTTTGAAAGATATCTCTACTACTACACGGTTGCCCTTCAAACACCTTCACCCCTCCATCCCCACCTTGCTCCTTTCCTCCTTAAAAATGATCTCGAAACCTTTTCTAAAAAAATCAAGACCATTGGGAGCGATCCCTATGCAAATAAACTCTTTTCAGATCCTAAGCAGTATAACCCCGAGGTGATCATCGAGCGGTGGTTTCCCCTCCTTCAAAAAACCTTTGAACCCCTATTGGAGGTGATCGGTGAAACGGTTTGA
- a CDS encoding MFS transporter — protein sequence MALFKKKNEKRGFFQTIEDTLERFGFLKRESFFERHSIHFLNIAQFLGVINDNFFKYLIVFLFIDLKGIEASPIILTWVGIVYVLPFLLFSSGAGVLADRFSKQRMVIFLKFTEMIIMALGIIAFAFKSDWASYSLLFLLSMQSAFFGPPKYSIIPELVKEQKIPKANGLITSFTYFGVVVGTFLASFLTQVTDKNFPLTAVFATLIAIFGFIASVFIPKTLPKHSRKRVNPLFVYEIYKNLRYASRTPYLLAAIFGSASFLFIGAYFQLNIIPYAVQSMGYSEIAGGYLFLLTAVGIACGALLAGKMSHQRPEVGMACIAGLLLSALTFLIGVFHDFHIFIFISLFGLGVFGGLYIVPFDSFVQRYAPEIRRGQIVAASNFLSFCGVLIAPILLFVFSEGVDLSAAQGFMITAGIVFLCVLTVTSRLSGYFFNYLARVFVKPLYKVEMNHSPLGQEKPVVLLWKRIKGIHISLLAAFNPELHFYIPRTKKRYIDSFLKLFSAVDFIYVKDLKEGALKTFLKKVNKRKHQIPCLLFPYPEFLEEKSSAKLIRELKKTKDFDLVFVHINRVSRKEQIDRKHFKRAKISFSFKNHR from the coding sequence ATGGCTTTATTTAAGAAGAAGAATGAAAAACGGGGTTTCTTTCAAACGATTGAAGATACCTTGGAACGGTTTGGTTTTCTGAAACGGGAATCTTTTTTCGAGCGTCACTCGATTCACTTCTTAAATATTGCTCAGTTTCTAGGGGTGATCAACGACAATTTTTTCAAATATCTGATCGTCTTCTTGTTTATCGATCTTAAGGGGATTGAAGCATCCCCGATTATCTTGACGTGGGTGGGGATTGTTTATGTCCTTCCATTCCTCCTTTTTTCCTCCGGTGCCGGGGTTTTAGCCGACCGGTTTAGCAAGCAGAGGATGGTCATTTTCCTAAAATTTACCGAGATGATCATTATGGCGCTCGGGATTATTGCCTTTGCCTTTAAAAGTGATTGGGCAAGCTACTCTCTTCTCTTCCTCCTCTCGATGCAAAGTGCCTTTTTCGGCCCCCCAAAATATAGTATCATCCCAGAACTTGTTAAAGAACAAAAAATCCCCAAAGCAAATGGCCTGATCACTTCCTTCACCTACTTTGGAGTTGTCGTTGGAACCTTTTTGGCCTCTTTTTTAACGCAGGTGACAGATAAAAACTTCCCTCTCACCGCGGTATTTGCCACTTTGATTGCGATCTTCGGTTTTATCGCTTCGGTTTTTATCCCCAAAACCCTTCCGAAACATTCGAGAAAGCGGGTAAACCCTCTCTTTGTTTATGAGATTTACAAGAATTTACGCTATGCCTCTCGCACCCCTTACTTACTTGCTGCTATCTTTGGCTCAGCCTCCTTCCTATTTATCGGAGCTTACTTTCAGCTCAACATTATCCCTTACGCCGTTCAATCGATGGGGTATAGCGAAATTGCCGGGGGATATCTCTTCCTCCTCACTGCAGTGGGAATTGCTTGTGGCGCCCTCCTTGCGGGTAAAATGAGTCACCAAAGACCTGAAGTGGGGATGGCATGCATCGCAGGACTCCTCCTATCCGCCCTGACCTTCTTAATCGGTGTCTTCCACGACTTCCATATTTTTATCTTTATCTCTCTTTTTGGTCTCGGCGTTTTTGGTGGGCTTTATATCGTCCCTTTCGACTCATTTGTCCAAAGGTATGCTCCCGAAATCCGCAGGGGGCAAATTGTGGCTGCCTCCAACTTCTTGAGTTTTTGTGGGGTTCTCATTGCACCCATCCTCCTTTTCGTTTTTAGTGAAGGGGTTGACCTATCGGCAGCACAAGGATTTATGATCACAGCAGGGATCGTTTTCCTCTGTGTCTTAACCGTCACCTCTCGTCTTTCGGGCTATTTCTTTAACTACTTAGCGCGGGTCTTTGTAAAGCCGCTTTACAAGGTTGAAATGAACCACTCTCCACTGGGTCAAGAAAAGCCTGTCGTCCTTCTCTGGAAAAGAATTAAGGGAATTCACATCTCCCTTCTCGCAGCCTTCAATCCCGAGCTTCATTTTTATATTCCCCGAACTAAAAAGCGGTATATCGACTCCTTTTTAAAGCTCTTTTCTGCAGTTGATTTTATCTATGTGAAAGATCTTAAAGAAGGCGCCCTAAAAACCTTTTTGAAAAAGGTGAATAAACGGAAGCATCAGATTCCTTGTCTTCTTTTTCCTTATCCAGAATTTCTCGAGGAAAAATCGTCTGCAAAACTCATTCGTGAACTGAAAAAAACCAAAGATTTTGATTTAGTTTTCGTTCATATCAACAGGGTTTCTCGCAAGGAGCAGATCGATCGGAAACACTTTAAGCGAGCTAAAATCAGCTTTTCGTTTAAAAACCATAGATGA